Proteins from one Candidatus Poribacteria bacterium genomic window:
- a CDS encoding D-alanyl-D-alanine carboxypeptidase, with protein sequence IGVDRGYYTFADGSGVSRYNLVTASLLTDLLVYMFRNFAVMPEYLASLPVGGVDGTLTRRMRGMSAEGVLRAKTGTLRGITTLAGYTVTADGETLVFSILVSNYLGSVRPRRALQDKIGDILTRFSRQDSYEELE encoded by the coding sequence AAATTGGAGTGGATAGGGGATATTATACCTTTGCCGATGGTTCGGGGGTATCTCGCTATAATTTAGTAACCGCTTCTCTTCTGACGGATTTGCTGGTCTATATGTTCCGCAATTTTGCGGTGATGCCAGAATATCTGGCGTCGCTGCCGGTTGGCGGGGTGGATGGAACACTGACACGGCGGATGCGGGGTATGTCAGCAGAAGGGGTTTTACGCGCCAAAACCGGAACGTTGAGGGGGATTACGACGCTTGCTGGCTATACCGTAACAGCGGATGGGGAAACGCTGGTATTCTCGATCTTAGTGAGCAATTATCTCGGTTCCGTGAGGCCGCGACGCGCCCTACAAGATAAAATTGGTGATATACTCACACGGTTCAGCAGACAGGATTCTTATGAAGAATTGGAAAA
- a CDS encoding D-alanyl-D-alanine carboxypeptidase, with product MRKISQICLWFCALLCCTVLYSCGTSSTIKVPPPTPPKPSEAVQRLQAKIETTLNDPSLVSSNVGMKVVSLKTGEVLYEKDAEKLYHPASTMKLITAATALVKLGPNYRFHTTLYTDPVEDNLGNIYLKGGGDPVFEKMVERLVEMDTKALQGDIVVDETYFDAIRRGKGWMWDDGPIGGYYPHLSALTINRNGVHLRISPGSKVDDPVRIHLDPPTQHMKIVNDATTVGASEKTRLTIKREDGPIEANILMIDGV from the coding sequence AAGATATCACAAATTTGTCTCTGGTTTTGTGCACTGCTCTGTTGCACCGTATTATATAGCTGCGGAACATCTTCAACAATCAAAGTCCCACCACCCACACCGCCAAAGCCATCAGAAGCCGTTCAACGATTGCAGGCAAAAATTGAAACCACGCTGAACGACCCATCCTTAGTTTCCTCAAACGTCGGAATGAAAGTTGTTTCGCTTAAAACGGGAGAGGTGCTTTATGAGAAAGACGCTGAAAAATTGTATCATCCAGCGTCAACAATGAAATTAATCACCGCAGCAACAGCACTGGTTAAACTCGGTCCAAACTACCGTTTCCATACCACACTTTATACGGATCCCGTTGAAGATAATCTGGGAAATATCTACCTCAAAGGAGGCGGTGATCCGGTGTTTGAAAAGATGGTCGAAAGATTGGTGGAAATGGATACGAAAGCCTTGCAGGGCGATATTGTGGTAGACGAAACCTACTTTGACGCTATCCGGCGGGGCAAAGGTTGGATGTGGGACGATGGTCCTATCGGTGGGTACTACCCACATCTAAGCGCACTGACGATTAACCGTAACGGCGTACACCTTCGTATTTCCCCGGGCAGTAAAGTTGACGATCCGGTTCGCATCCATCTTGACCCCCCCACACAGCATATGAAAATTGTTAATGATGCCACTACAGTAGGGGCATCAGAAAAAACACGACTGACAATTAAACGAGAGGATGGACCTATTGAGGCGAACATCCTGATGATTGATGGAGTAAT